A stretch of Meiothermus sp. Pnk-1 DNA encodes these proteins:
- a CDS encoding transposase yields the protein MKKPKAVAPQVKFQAALEAVKGERSLVELARAYAVHPNTIVKWKAELMERGPSVFSNQTQEQELEKKIRDLEQLIGKKEVEIALLKNFLGQGR from the coding sequence ATGAAGAAGCCCAAGGCAGTAGCACCCCAGGTCAAGTTCCAGGCCGCCCTGGAGGCGGTCAAAGGGGAAAGGAGCCTGGTGGAGCTGGCCCGTGCTTACGCGGTCCACCCCAATACCATCGTGAAGTGGAAGGCCGAACTCATGGAGCGGGGGCCCTCGGTCTTCTCCAACCAGACCCAGGAGCAGGAACTGGAGAAGAAGATCCGGGACCTGGAGCAGCTGATCGGGAAGAAGGAAGTGGAGATCGCCCTCCTAAAAAACTTCCTCGGGCAGGGGAGGTGA
- a CDS encoding IS4 family transposase, with product MTSLPVRGPEEALRVVEIYRRRWEIEGFIRLLKVGLGLEGFLVCGLVRIRKVVAVVLGLAMFVWELQGAEGSFKAFLLELGGKLGLAGERDGPYLLLRGLVRLLNHQVIQEHLERARKGKKSCG from the coding sequence TTGACCAGCCTGCCGGTGAGGGGTCCGGAGGAGGCGCTGCGGGTGGTGGAGATCTACCGCAGGCGGTGGGAGATTGAGGGGTTCATCCGGCTTTTAAAGGTGGGGTTAGGCCTTGAGGGGTTTTTGGTGTGCGGGCTGGTCCGGATTCGGAAGGTGGTGGCGGTGGTGCTGGGGCTGGCGATGTTTGTGTGGGAGCTTCAGGGGGCGGAGGGGTCTTTCAAGGCGTTTTTGCTGGAGCTTGGGGGCAAGCTAGGGCTTGCTGGTGAAAGGGACGGTCCCTATCTGCTCTTGCGGGGGTTGGTCCGCTTGCTAAACCACCAGGTAATCCAGGAACATCTGGAGCGCGCACGGAAGGGGAAGAAGAGTTGTG